A window from Dromaius novaehollandiae isolate bDroNov1 chromosome 1, bDroNov1.hap1, whole genome shotgun sequence encodes these proteins:
- the CNOT2 gene encoding CCR4-NOT transcription complex subunit 2 isoform X1, whose amino-acid sequence MKKRCANLAPVVLLHRGLIQVTNSMFGASRKKFVEGVDGDYHDENMYYSQSSMFPHRSEKDAMWQKWILGWDFKRRKMLASPSTSGQLSQFGASLYGQQSALGLPMRGMSNNTPQLNRSLSQGTQLPSHVTPTTGVPTMSLHTPPSPSRGILPMNPRNMMNHSQVGQGIGIPSRTNSMSSSGLGSPNRSSPSIICMPKQQPSRQPFTVNSMSGFGMNRNQAFGMNNSLSSNIFNGTDGSENVTGLDLSDFPALADRNRREGSGNPTPLINPLAGRAPYVGMVTKPASEQSQDFSIHNEDFPALPGSSYKDPTSSNDDNKSNLNTSGKTSSSTDGPKFPGDKSSTTQNNNQQKKGIQVLPDGRVTNIPQGMVTDQFGMIGLLTFIRAAETDPGMVHLALGSDLTTLGLNLNSPENLYPKFASPWASSPCRPQDIDFHVPSEYLTNIHIRDKLAAIKLGRYGEDLLFYLYYMNGGDVLQLLAAVELFNRDWRYHKEERVWITRAPGMEPTMKTNTYERGTYYFFDCLNWRKVAKEFHLEYDKLEERPHLPSTFNYNPAQQAF is encoded by the exons GTGACAAACAGCATGTTTGGTGCTTCAAGGAAGAAGTTTGTAGAGGGGGTTGATGGTGACTACCATGATGAAAACATGTACTACAGCCAATCATCGATGTTCCCACATCGGTCGGAAAAAGAT GCAATGTGGCAGAAGTGGATCTTAGGATGGGACTTCAAGAGAAGGAAG atgctGGCATCACCATCAACATCAGGTCAGCTGTCTCAATTTGGGGCAAGTTTATACGGGCAGCAAA GTGCACTAGGCCTTCCAATGAGGGGAATGAGCAACAATACCCCTCAGTTAAATCGCAGCTTATCACAAGGCACTCAGTTACCGAGCCACGTAACGCCAACAACAGGGGTACCAACAATGTCACTTCACACGCCTCCATCTCCGAGCAG gggtATATTGCCTATGAATCCTAGAAATATGATGAACCACTCCCAGGTTGGTCAGGGCATTGGAATTCCCAGCAGGACAAACAGCATGAGCAGTTCAGGGTTAGGCAGCCCCAACAGAAGCTCTCCAAGCATAATATGTATGCCAAAGCAGCAACCCTCTCGACAACCTTTTACTGTGAACAG TATGTCTGGATTTGGAATGAACAGAAATCAGGCATTTGGAATGAATAACTCCTTATCAAGTAACATTTTCAATGGAACAG ATGGAAGTGAAAATGTGACAGGACTGGACCTCTCAGATTTTCCAGCGCTAGCAGACagaaacagaagggaaggaagTGGCAATCCAACTCCATTAATAAACCCTTTAGCTGGAAGGGCTCCCTATG TTGGAATGGTAACAAAACCAGCAAGTGAGCAGTCCCAGGACTTTTCAATACACAATGAAGATTTTCCAGCGTTACCAGGTTCCAGCTACAAAGACCCAACATCAAGTAATGATGACAATAAATCT AATTTGAATACATCAGGCAAAACATCATCCAGCACAGATGGGCCCAAGTTTCCTGGAGATAAAAGTTCAACTACGCAAAACAACAACCAGCAGAAAAAAGGGATCCAAGTGTTACCTGATG GTCGGGTTACCAACATTCCTCAAGGGATGGTGACGGACCAGTTTGGAATGATTGGCTTGTTAACATTCATCAGGGCAGCAGAGACAGATCCAGGAATGGTACATCTTGCATTAGGAAGTGATTTAACAACACTAGGTCTCAATCTCAACTCTCCTGA aaatcttTATCCCAAATTTGCATCACCCTGGGCATCATCACCTTGTCGACCTCAAGACATAG ACTTCCATGTTCCATCTGAGTACTTAACTAACATTCACATTAGGGATAAG CTGGCTGCAATAAAACTTGGCCGATACGGAGAAGATCTCCTGTTTTATCTCTATTACATGAATGGTGGAGATGTATTACAGCTATTAGCAGCAGTAGAGCT atttaacCGAGATTGGAGATACCACAAAGAAGAACGAGTATGGATCACCAGGGCACCCGGCATGGAGCCAACAATGAAAACCAATACGTACGAGAGGGGAACATATTACTTCTTTGACTGTCTTAACTGGAGGAAAGTAGCTAAG GAGTTCCATCTGGAATATGATAAATTAGAAGAAAGGCCTCATCTGCCATCAACCTTCAACTACAACCCTGCTCAGCAAGCCTTCTAA
- the CNOT2 gene encoding CCR4-NOT transcription complex subunit 2 isoform X2: MKKRCANLAPVVLLHRGLIQVTNSMFGASRKKFVEGVDGDYHDENMYYSQSSMFPHRSEKDMLASPSTSGQLSQFGASLYGQQSALGLPMRGMSNNTPQLNRSLSQGTQLPSHVTPTTGVPTMSLHTPPSPSRGILPMNPRNMMNHSQVGQGIGIPSRTNSMSSSGLGSPNRSSPSIICMPKQQPSRQPFTVNSMSGFGMNRNQAFGMNNSLSSNIFNGTDGSENVTGLDLSDFPALADRNRREGSGNPTPLINPLAGRAPYVGMVTKPASEQSQDFSIHNEDFPALPGSSYKDPTSSNDDNKSNLNTSGKTSSSTDGPKFPGDKSSTTQNNNQQKKGIQVLPDGRVTNIPQGMVTDQFGMIGLLTFIRAAETDPGMVHLALGSDLTTLGLNLNSPENLYPKFASPWASSPCRPQDIDFHVPSEYLTNIHIRDKLAAIKLGRYGEDLLFYLYYMNGGDVLQLLAAVELFNRDWRYHKEERVWITRAPGMEPTMKTNTYERGTYYFFDCLNWRKVAKEFHLEYDKLEERPHLPSTFNYNPAQQAF; the protein is encoded by the exons GTGACAAACAGCATGTTTGGTGCTTCAAGGAAGAAGTTTGTAGAGGGGGTTGATGGTGACTACCATGATGAAAACATGTACTACAGCCAATCATCGATGTTCCCACATCGGTCGGAAAAAGAT atgctGGCATCACCATCAACATCAGGTCAGCTGTCTCAATTTGGGGCAAGTTTATACGGGCAGCAAA GTGCACTAGGCCTTCCAATGAGGGGAATGAGCAACAATACCCCTCAGTTAAATCGCAGCTTATCACAAGGCACTCAGTTACCGAGCCACGTAACGCCAACAACAGGGGTACCAACAATGTCACTTCACACGCCTCCATCTCCGAGCAG gggtATATTGCCTATGAATCCTAGAAATATGATGAACCACTCCCAGGTTGGTCAGGGCATTGGAATTCCCAGCAGGACAAACAGCATGAGCAGTTCAGGGTTAGGCAGCCCCAACAGAAGCTCTCCAAGCATAATATGTATGCCAAAGCAGCAACCCTCTCGACAACCTTTTACTGTGAACAG TATGTCTGGATTTGGAATGAACAGAAATCAGGCATTTGGAATGAATAACTCCTTATCAAGTAACATTTTCAATGGAACAG ATGGAAGTGAAAATGTGACAGGACTGGACCTCTCAGATTTTCCAGCGCTAGCAGACagaaacagaagggaaggaagTGGCAATCCAACTCCATTAATAAACCCTTTAGCTGGAAGGGCTCCCTATG TTGGAATGGTAACAAAACCAGCAAGTGAGCAGTCCCAGGACTTTTCAATACACAATGAAGATTTTCCAGCGTTACCAGGTTCCAGCTACAAAGACCCAACATCAAGTAATGATGACAATAAATCT AATTTGAATACATCAGGCAAAACATCATCCAGCACAGATGGGCCCAAGTTTCCTGGAGATAAAAGTTCAACTACGCAAAACAACAACCAGCAGAAAAAAGGGATCCAAGTGTTACCTGATG GTCGGGTTACCAACATTCCTCAAGGGATGGTGACGGACCAGTTTGGAATGATTGGCTTGTTAACATTCATCAGGGCAGCAGAGACAGATCCAGGAATGGTACATCTTGCATTAGGAAGTGATTTAACAACACTAGGTCTCAATCTCAACTCTCCTGA aaatcttTATCCCAAATTTGCATCACCCTGGGCATCATCACCTTGTCGACCTCAAGACATAG ACTTCCATGTTCCATCTGAGTACTTAACTAACATTCACATTAGGGATAAG CTGGCTGCAATAAAACTTGGCCGATACGGAGAAGATCTCCTGTTTTATCTCTATTACATGAATGGTGGAGATGTATTACAGCTATTAGCAGCAGTAGAGCT atttaacCGAGATTGGAGATACCACAAAGAAGAACGAGTATGGATCACCAGGGCACCCGGCATGGAGCCAACAATGAAAACCAATACGTACGAGAGGGGAACATATTACTTCTTTGACTGTCTTAACTGGAGGAAAGTAGCTAAG GAGTTCCATCTGGAATATGATAAATTAGAAGAAAGGCCTCATCTGCCATCAACCTTCAACTACAACCCTGCTCAGCAAGCCTTCTAA
- the CNOT2 gene encoding CCR4-NOT transcription complex subunit 2 isoform X3: MFGASRKKFVEGVDGDYHDENMYYSQSSMFPHRSEKDAMWQKWILGWDFKRRKMLASPSTSGQLSQFGASLYGQQSALGLPMRGMSNNTPQLNRSLSQGTQLPSHVTPTTGVPTMSLHTPPSPSRGILPMNPRNMMNHSQVGQGIGIPSRTNSMSSSGLGSPNRSSPSIICMPKQQPSRQPFTVNSMSGFGMNRNQAFGMNNSLSSNIFNGTDGSENVTGLDLSDFPALADRNRREGSGNPTPLINPLAGRAPYVGMVTKPASEQSQDFSIHNEDFPALPGSSYKDPTSSNDDNKSNLNTSGKTSSSTDGPKFPGDKSSTTQNNNQQKKGIQVLPDGRVTNIPQGMVTDQFGMIGLLTFIRAAETDPGMVHLALGSDLTTLGLNLNSPENLYPKFASPWASSPCRPQDIDFHVPSEYLTNIHIRDKLAAIKLGRYGEDLLFYLYYMNGGDVLQLLAAVELFNRDWRYHKEERVWITRAPGMEPTMKTNTYERGTYYFFDCLNWRKVAKEFHLEYDKLEERPHLPSTFNYNPAQQAF, from the exons ATGTTTGGTGCTTCAAGGAAGAAGTTTGTAGAGGGGGTTGATGGTGACTACCATGATGAAAACATGTACTACAGCCAATCATCGATGTTCCCACATCGGTCGGAAAAAGAT GCAATGTGGCAGAAGTGGATCTTAGGATGGGACTTCAAGAGAAGGAAG atgctGGCATCACCATCAACATCAGGTCAGCTGTCTCAATTTGGGGCAAGTTTATACGGGCAGCAAA GTGCACTAGGCCTTCCAATGAGGGGAATGAGCAACAATACCCCTCAGTTAAATCGCAGCTTATCACAAGGCACTCAGTTACCGAGCCACGTAACGCCAACAACAGGGGTACCAACAATGTCACTTCACACGCCTCCATCTCCGAGCAG gggtATATTGCCTATGAATCCTAGAAATATGATGAACCACTCCCAGGTTGGTCAGGGCATTGGAATTCCCAGCAGGACAAACAGCATGAGCAGTTCAGGGTTAGGCAGCCCCAACAGAAGCTCTCCAAGCATAATATGTATGCCAAAGCAGCAACCCTCTCGACAACCTTTTACTGTGAACAG TATGTCTGGATTTGGAATGAACAGAAATCAGGCATTTGGAATGAATAACTCCTTATCAAGTAACATTTTCAATGGAACAG ATGGAAGTGAAAATGTGACAGGACTGGACCTCTCAGATTTTCCAGCGCTAGCAGACagaaacagaagggaaggaagTGGCAATCCAACTCCATTAATAAACCCTTTAGCTGGAAGGGCTCCCTATG TTGGAATGGTAACAAAACCAGCAAGTGAGCAGTCCCAGGACTTTTCAATACACAATGAAGATTTTCCAGCGTTACCAGGTTCCAGCTACAAAGACCCAACATCAAGTAATGATGACAATAAATCT AATTTGAATACATCAGGCAAAACATCATCCAGCACAGATGGGCCCAAGTTTCCTGGAGATAAAAGTTCAACTACGCAAAACAACAACCAGCAGAAAAAAGGGATCCAAGTGTTACCTGATG GTCGGGTTACCAACATTCCTCAAGGGATGGTGACGGACCAGTTTGGAATGATTGGCTTGTTAACATTCATCAGGGCAGCAGAGACAGATCCAGGAATGGTACATCTTGCATTAGGAAGTGATTTAACAACACTAGGTCTCAATCTCAACTCTCCTGA aaatcttTATCCCAAATTTGCATCACCCTGGGCATCATCACCTTGTCGACCTCAAGACATAG ACTTCCATGTTCCATCTGAGTACTTAACTAACATTCACATTAGGGATAAG CTGGCTGCAATAAAACTTGGCCGATACGGAGAAGATCTCCTGTTTTATCTCTATTACATGAATGGTGGAGATGTATTACAGCTATTAGCAGCAGTAGAGCT atttaacCGAGATTGGAGATACCACAAAGAAGAACGAGTATGGATCACCAGGGCACCCGGCATGGAGCCAACAATGAAAACCAATACGTACGAGAGGGGAACATATTACTTCTTTGACTGTCTTAACTGGAGGAAAGTAGCTAAG GAGTTCCATCTGGAATATGATAAATTAGAAGAAAGGCCTCATCTGCCATCAACCTTCAACTACAACCCTGCTCAGCAAGCCTTCTAA
- the CNOT2 gene encoding CCR4-NOT transcription complex subunit 2 isoform X4: protein MFGASRKKFVEGVDGDYHDENMYYSQSSMFPHRSEKDMLASPSTSGQLSQFGASLYGQQSALGLPMRGMSNNTPQLNRSLSQGTQLPSHVTPTTGVPTMSLHTPPSPSRGILPMNPRNMMNHSQVGQGIGIPSRTNSMSSSGLGSPNRSSPSIICMPKQQPSRQPFTVNSMSGFGMNRNQAFGMNNSLSSNIFNGTDGSENVTGLDLSDFPALADRNRREGSGNPTPLINPLAGRAPYVGMVTKPASEQSQDFSIHNEDFPALPGSSYKDPTSSNDDNKSNLNTSGKTSSSTDGPKFPGDKSSTTQNNNQQKKGIQVLPDGRVTNIPQGMVTDQFGMIGLLTFIRAAETDPGMVHLALGSDLTTLGLNLNSPENLYPKFASPWASSPCRPQDIDFHVPSEYLTNIHIRDKLAAIKLGRYGEDLLFYLYYMNGGDVLQLLAAVELFNRDWRYHKEERVWITRAPGMEPTMKTNTYERGTYYFFDCLNWRKVAKEFHLEYDKLEERPHLPSTFNYNPAQQAF, encoded by the exons ATGTTTGGTGCTTCAAGGAAGAAGTTTGTAGAGGGGGTTGATGGTGACTACCATGATGAAAACATGTACTACAGCCAATCATCGATGTTCCCACATCGGTCGGAAAAAGAT atgctGGCATCACCATCAACATCAGGTCAGCTGTCTCAATTTGGGGCAAGTTTATACGGGCAGCAAA GTGCACTAGGCCTTCCAATGAGGGGAATGAGCAACAATACCCCTCAGTTAAATCGCAGCTTATCACAAGGCACTCAGTTACCGAGCCACGTAACGCCAACAACAGGGGTACCAACAATGTCACTTCACACGCCTCCATCTCCGAGCAG gggtATATTGCCTATGAATCCTAGAAATATGATGAACCACTCCCAGGTTGGTCAGGGCATTGGAATTCCCAGCAGGACAAACAGCATGAGCAGTTCAGGGTTAGGCAGCCCCAACAGAAGCTCTCCAAGCATAATATGTATGCCAAAGCAGCAACCCTCTCGACAACCTTTTACTGTGAACAG TATGTCTGGATTTGGAATGAACAGAAATCAGGCATTTGGAATGAATAACTCCTTATCAAGTAACATTTTCAATGGAACAG ATGGAAGTGAAAATGTGACAGGACTGGACCTCTCAGATTTTCCAGCGCTAGCAGACagaaacagaagggaaggaagTGGCAATCCAACTCCATTAATAAACCCTTTAGCTGGAAGGGCTCCCTATG TTGGAATGGTAACAAAACCAGCAAGTGAGCAGTCCCAGGACTTTTCAATACACAATGAAGATTTTCCAGCGTTACCAGGTTCCAGCTACAAAGACCCAACATCAAGTAATGATGACAATAAATCT AATTTGAATACATCAGGCAAAACATCATCCAGCACAGATGGGCCCAAGTTTCCTGGAGATAAAAGTTCAACTACGCAAAACAACAACCAGCAGAAAAAAGGGATCCAAGTGTTACCTGATG GTCGGGTTACCAACATTCCTCAAGGGATGGTGACGGACCAGTTTGGAATGATTGGCTTGTTAACATTCATCAGGGCAGCAGAGACAGATCCAGGAATGGTACATCTTGCATTAGGAAGTGATTTAACAACACTAGGTCTCAATCTCAACTCTCCTGA aaatcttTATCCCAAATTTGCATCACCCTGGGCATCATCACCTTGTCGACCTCAAGACATAG ACTTCCATGTTCCATCTGAGTACTTAACTAACATTCACATTAGGGATAAG CTGGCTGCAATAAAACTTGGCCGATACGGAGAAGATCTCCTGTTTTATCTCTATTACATGAATGGTGGAGATGTATTACAGCTATTAGCAGCAGTAGAGCT atttaacCGAGATTGGAGATACCACAAAGAAGAACGAGTATGGATCACCAGGGCACCCGGCATGGAGCCAACAATGAAAACCAATACGTACGAGAGGGGAACATATTACTTCTTTGACTGTCTTAACTGGAGGAAAGTAGCTAAG GAGTTCCATCTGGAATATGATAAATTAGAAGAAAGGCCTCATCTGCCATCAACCTTCAACTACAACCCTGCTCAGCAAGCCTTCTAA